The following proteins come from a genomic window of Acomys russatus chromosome 17, mAcoRus1.1, whole genome shotgun sequence:
- the LOC127201102 gene encoding transmembrane protein 258-like, which translates to MELEAMSRYTSPVNPAVYPHLTVVLPVIRMFFIAWFFVYEVTSIKCTCDIYKELLISLVASFFMGFGVLFLLLWVNIYV; encoded by the coding sequence ATGGAGCTCGAGGCCATGAGCAGGTATACCAGCCCAGTGAACCCGGCTGTCTACCCACACCTAACTGTGGTACTTCCGGTCATCCGCATGTTCTTTATCGCCTGGTTCTTTGTTTACGAGGTCACCTCCATCAAGTGCACATGTGACATCTACAAAGAGCTCCTCATCTCCTTGGTGGCCTCATTCTTCATGGGCTTTGGAGTCTTGTTCCTCCTGCTCTGGGTCAACATCTATGTATGA